From one Saprospiraceae bacterium genomic stretch:
- a CDS encoding CvpA family protein produces MAIDIIAALIAVYGFYLGYTKGIVKTIFGIVSIFIGLLAALKLSPYIVQMLEKVSGSNSPMVFLVGFALTFVLTLFLVRFLGNRFEDLLKMIKINIFNQVIGGAALSVLFLLLFSYGIWFADQVKVISEPVKKASYTYSYLQTLPEKSKSAIAMVKPLFREFADKASATIDSVKNN; encoded by the coding sequence AATAGACATCATTGCAGCCCTCATAGCAGTTTATGGTTTTTACCTCGGGTATACCAAAGGCATAGTCAAGACCATCTTTGGCATCGTATCCATCTTCATAGGCCTCCTGGCAGCACTCAAACTTTCTCCATATATCGTGCAAATGTTAGAAAAAGTATCGGGGAGCAATAGTCCAATGGTATTCCTGGTCGGATTTGCACTGACTTTTGTGTTGACCTTGTTTTTGGTGCGGTTTTTAGGCAACCGATTTGAAGACCTGCTAAAGATGATTAAGATCAATATATTCAATCAAGTGATTGGCGGAGCAGCTTTGAGTGTTTTGTTTTTATTATTGTTTAGCTATGGCATATGGTTTGCTGACCAGGTGAAAGTAATTTCAGAACCGGTTAAAAAAGCAAGCTACACCTACTCCTATTTGCAGACCTTGCCGGAAAAGTCTAAATCCGCCATCGCTATGGTCAAGCCGCTTTTTAGAGAATTTGCCGACAAAGCCAGTGCAACGATAGACAGTGTAAAAAACAATTAA